Part of the Mytilus trossulus isolate FHL-02 chromosome 2, PNRI_Mtr1.1.1.hap1, whole genome shotgun sequence genome is shown below.
TGTTGAAAGATCCTATATCCTCATTGAATCTTTTTTAACAGTCAAGTCAAATTATCTGATATCACCAGTGATGCTATCGGTAGATAAGACCAGTAAGATGATCTTATATCCCTGGTAATGGTATCTATATGCAAGTCAGACAATTTTATATCACCTTATGCTGACTATAGGTCAGTCAGATGAACCAAAACTTCCAGTGATGCTATCGATATGTATGTTAGATGAACTTGCATTCCCAGTGATGTTATAGTTAGGTTAAGTTAGATTCACTTATATTCACATTGATGCTTTCGATATGTAAATCAGACTAACTTATATTTCAAGTGATGATATCGAAAGGTATGTTGAAAGATCCTATTTCCTCATCGAAACTTTTAATAGTCGAGTCAGATTATCTTACATCCCCAATAATGCTATCTATATGCAAGTCAGAGAATTTCATATCATCAATTTACACAAGTCAGATGGACTCAAAATCTCAGTGATGCTATCGATATGTAAGTTAGATGAGCTTGTATTCCCAGTGATGCTACAGTTAGGTTAAGTCACATTCACTTATATTCACATTGATGTTATCCCTTGCCAGTAATCAGTAATGTCAGATGACACCCCCTCCCCACCCCTTTTCAAGTGATTCTAACTATGAAGGTAGTCCTGTTTATCAACCACACACTTCCGAGTCAGATGATATCATCTCCTTATAGAGCATTTCTTATATTAtgttgttgatattttaaatcaaagttTCATTTTCCAATTCATTCAATATATAAATCAGAAAGGAACAGATGGATCATCTTTTTATCAAcatgaaagtaaaattaagaaatCTATTAATTGCTTAAAgagaagaaataaatttattgactGTGTAATTCgattatttataaacatttacgTTATTTAAATCGGGTTCCCTTCGAGTAATATGTGGGTCTTTATGCTTTTCTTCTTATAAAATCTGGTaggttttgtttacatttgtatttgtatttcatttatgttctataTTCTATTTCTTCGTTGAAGGAAAGGCTCCTAGGATAGAAATAGAAACTTCGACGTTTTCAGAAGATTGGCAAAAAATGTTAGAGGATCCTAAATTTTCAGATGTTACTTTTTTATTGGAAGATGGGCAACAAAAACTTCAGGCACATAAATTGGTTTTATGCTCCGCATCCAAATACTTTTGTCAAATCTTGGGATTGTCAAATAGCAAAACTGTAAGTGTATAAAGATATTACTAATAAAATAGAAAACGGAAATAGGggatgtgtaaaagagacaacaacccaaccagtAAACAAGTagtcgaaggccaccaatgggtcttcaacaccaCGAGAAGATAAAATTTcactcttattttttttataattaaaatatctttatttgcaaaacatacaaaaaccaattttggttgtggcaaatacattgacaaacaaacataatgaaacataatgaaaactcgacaatattataagaaatatgataaaaacagttACTGTTCTCCtttcctcagttctaatgactctttaataaaagaaacaactgctTTTACATCATTTGGTGTTGATGGATTTAGTATTATCACGAgtttatcagtaaaattaagtgtattaaaatttacatatttttgtatataatattttagaaaaagatttctcttttatttttatttattttacagttgaagaaaaaatgaaattcatcgtctaagatattacatattttacattttctttcatttcgtgGTATTTTGGTATATCGTCCAGTTTCTATTAAGAGACAATGATCGCTTATTCTAAATTTGGTTAacatttttcttgtctctttaCTTGGGTGTGATAGGTAGTATTTCATTTGGTTATTTATATTAGgtttaagaaatttatatagatatattttattattttcatggaaTGAATACtgcaatatgtaaaaaaatgattccagctgagaaatttgaattatCAAATATCTTACGATTCTTGGTTCAGATTCAGCAAATATTGTGTGGATCTCTCATGGGTACTTGATTCTCTGATATATGCATAATGTCAAATTTTCTGCATAATTGCAATCTTAATACTGTTCATTACTAAATTTTATACTATATTAGCATTGGATTGACAGATTTAAATGTTATCATgctaaaaaacaaacaaatatttgcatgctttttttttcgtttttcagaatcaacttaaaaatGTTGACAACAAACAAATATCTTCTGAAGAGTTAAACTCTGGTAGAATAGAAGGCATTGCAGCGGTATATTTAACCGAAGAAACTCACAAGACAACGATAACGACAGTCGAAATCAGTTCAAATATCTCTGCTAAAACATTTGCACGGGTGCTGGAATTCATATACACAGGTAAATACAGTACAATTTAAAGAATTAGGTTTCCACATTAcaatcatttttgttgttgtaccATAGGCTAGCTTCTTGTGTAATTGGGGAAAACCAGCTAACATTAATGTCACAACTTCATAATGACCCCGAAAACACACTAGTTAGATAGTCGACTATAATACTGCAAGAATCcagtttctttttaatattcaaattaaatatatctATCGATACTGGCTCTCGTCAAGTTCAACATTATTGgtgatgtttttttaaattttggctTTTCTCGTGGTTGGATTTTAAACCAAAATTTATGCCGCTCAGTATGATACGTGTTTTCGATTCTTATAAGTATTTTCCCTTTTGATGATGAGGAATGTTGACACTGTACAATATAAAACGTCTAGAATCTGAATGTAAAAGGAAAATAACgtaaataccgaactccaatgaatattcaaaacggaaacTCCATAATCaattgtcaaaacaaaaaaactcaaaacacatcaaacaaatgttataattaattaaatcatagattaaatcaaagatttgttttatcaatttcttCTAAGACGTATATTTTAtggaattgtttttattattaatatttaggTGTTCCAAGGATTCCAGAAATTCATGAAGATTTTTCAGAAGTACAGGAACTATGCCGAGTGGCAAAAATATTCAAGCTTTCCATGCTGGAAACTATTTGCAGAAACATTGAGAACGAAGAAGACTTTTTAAATCCGAGTATTGGTACCTATCTCAACGATGAGACTGGAAAGGAAATGAAAACCTTGTTTTTTAATAAACCATCATGCTGTGATGTTATCTTTAAGGTCGAAGGTAAATCTAATGTATTCTTTTTCTTGAACGGTTTCGATGTTAAAGTAACACTCAACCTTCTTTACTAACCAAAGTCTTATATCAAAGAGACAATTCACACTAGTCTAGTAAATCAGCCATCTAACCAGTGCGTCTGGCACAATGACAAAGTTTcaatcctggtttctatgatgattttatattgaattttgCACTATTGCATTTAGCAACAATTAGTTCTAGATAGAAATCAGGGGTGTATGTCAATATACAAGACATATAAGTTTTTTAGTGGCTTTggactagctgtcagtaactgcgagtactctcagatttgTATTTAGTGtcctttttgttgttgggatgtacaagtacccgtcCACAGTCACTTGTATTTGAAGTATTTGTATTtctatccatctgatgagttaagccttcacAACTAAATAGTTcgtttatgttgtattgttacacCGCTGTTCCAGGTTAAGGGgatggttgggatcccgctaacatgtttaaccccgccaaatTCTctatgtttgtgcctgtcccaagccaggatcctgttattcagtggttgttgtttgtttatgtattacatatttgtttttcgttcattttattatacataaattataggccattagttttcttgtttggattgttttacattgtcatttcgtggCCTTTAATAGTTGACTATGTGGTATAGGCTTTGCCCATTATtaaagaccgtacggtgacctgtagttgtaaatttctgtgtcatttggatCTCTTgaggagtgttgtctcattggcaatcataccacatcttctttttttaatattgtatatcttaatacgatacagttacaggggaggtaatgacgttgctaacgtaaaatgttattttcgcgacgtcaaactttgacatatcgggaaaagatgcatttttggactgatttttatcattcaaactgatttaatttaaaaacaagttcatggacccctatttttcaaaacagcaatttgtttcattttgcagggagattatctgacccaaattttataaaactgtaaacagaggattttttttaattttgacaaacatGCAGCAAGAAAATGGcgtattttcctcaattcatgaacatttgataaatatgagttatttctgaataaaaaatgcataattgtTTAGggtacttataaaatacagaaattaccgattatttaacagaaaacaatttgtggttatcttttataacaaaaaagttatgtctttctctcgaaaaagaaattacggccacaaatctaaattttgagcaaatatacaaaatttcgaattcattttactcaaaaagtagcacatgaaggtatattttttattacatatttgatttaatcaggtaaaaagggcatacgatacagttttgatcctgtatttacaagttcatggaaatttgcatataggctatttcttacctgattaaatcaaatatgtaataaaaaatataccttcatgtgcttcTTTTTGAGTAAACTGAGGTcgtaattttgtatatttgctcgaaattcagatttgtggccgtaatttctttttggaaagaaagacataacttttttgttataaaagataaacacaaattgtttttttgttaaataatcggtaatttttgtattttataaatatcctaaaaaaatatgcaatttcgtatgcagaaataactcatatttatcaaatattcatgatTTGTAGAAAAGACGTCATTTTtcactgcatgtttatcaaaattaaaaaaaatcctctatttacagttttataaaatttgggtcacataatctcccttcaaaatgaaacaaaatgccgttttgaaaaacaggggtccatgaactcgttttcaaattaaatcagtttgaatgataaaaatcagtcgaaaaatgtaccttttcccgatatgtcacagtttgacgtcgcgaaaataacaaattacgttagcaacgtcattaccttccctgtaactgtatcgtatgcccttatgacgttgctaacgtaatttgttattttcgcgacgtcaaactgtgacatatcgagAAAAGATGCATTTTCCGACTGATTttcatcattcaaactgatttaatttgaaaacgagttcatggacccctatttttcaaaacggcattttgtgtcattttgcagggagattgtgtgacccaaattttataaaactgtaaatagaggattttttttaattttgataaacatgcagtaaaaaatgacgttttttcttcaattcatgaacatttgataaatatgagttatttctgaatataaaattgcaattttttaggatatttataaaatacagaaattaccgattatttaacaaaaaaacaatttgtgtttatcttttataacaaaaaagttatgtcgttctttcgaaaaagaaattacggccacaaattttgaacaaatatacaaaatttcgacctgattttactcaaaaagtagcacatgaaggtatattttttattacatatttgatttaatcggGTAacaaatagcctatatgcaaatttttatgaacttgtaaatacaggatcaaaactgtatcgtatacCCTTaagcaaaagaaaaagaaagagaGAAAAGTCGGGAACCTTTTTTTTTGcgatttattataaaatatatctttaaatatgAAGTGTATCAGACGTGTGTTCATCTTATTATAACTAAATGAGGTAACATATAAAAGTTATTGGATCGTCtaaaaaacaattgtatattCTAGATCAGAGTATTTATGCCAGTAAAGTGGTACTGTGTGCCAGATGTCCTGTGATGGCAGCTATGTTTAGTGGGAAATTTGTGGAAAGTGACAATGAAATATTAACAGAGGTAATTCTgtcaatttaaatttctttattttcataaatactaGTCAACCAAGTTACGCGAATTAATCATAATATAGAACAAGTAGGAAAGACCATTAAATTGTCCAATAAAAGTAATTCATTTGCACTACGGGCAAATATTACTTACATAGTTTTACCATGTCgaaaagtgataaaatattgaatttttgaaGGTAAAATAAACCCGTGTCAGTGACACTCTGAAACCCATTGTGGATGGGTGAGTGTCATATGCTGTCCAGATGTCCGAGAGCTATAGGTGTACCGTAGATTTATTGCAGTGTGCAGTCATTTACTACCGATTCAATGATTCATCTTCCAACACATCGTCGAGGTTAGCGGGTTGTCCATCTGACCAACCTGGCCATAAAAGCAGCTGTTGTGGAGTCTAGACTGCAACGAAAAcatttatatagtttaaaacaaaaataaacaaaccaaataaCTCACGTAAATCAAGATGGTCACCTACCAAAATAGCACCTGTTGCTGACCATAAACAACAGAAAACATTCAATGCTAAACAATCGCCTCCGTGCATGACAGAcagtgcaagggctgtatagacAGTCGAGGTCGTTATAAACTTCCATCATCATTTACTatatgataccaaattacaCGATCTGCTACTGGTTaacttttcatgcttttattttaacagttgACGTTCTCGTTTACgggttttaatttgattttattggtATTTTAGGTAAACATACCAAACACGTCAGTGGAATGTTTTCTTGCCTTGTTggaatacatgtatacagacCATGCTCCAATCGAAGAAACAGATTCTGTTGGCATTGTGGTATTGGCAGATGAGTATGGACAGTCTCGATTAGTTGGTCTGTGTgaattgtatataacaaaagaaGTTGATAAAAGTGTCACAAAACGGATTGAAAAAGCGGAGATTGATGTTATCGGTCTATTGCTCACAGCTCAGGTAACTCTTTTAATGCTATATCAGTAATTGATTTGAaacatatatactttttatcagcattttttttttatttcccccTTTAATCTTTCtgcataatatattttgaaagatgGAGGACATGACTTGatgctttttaatatttggCAATGACGACATGTATTAGTAAAGCCACATCACGTGCTCAAGTCCAACCCTATCAATTAATCATTAAAATGCATGCATTTTCATTTGTGCAGCTGAACCACTTTACAAACGTTTTGTACGTTTAAAAAAGTTTTAcgtaatattttcttttacttcATATCCGATACGAAAAGAAAACTTGCATTTCAGACAAATTgccaatataaagaataatagcattttatttattataccgACATCGTCAGCTCgatatcatatattatattatattaataattgACACACATTTATGTCAGCTTAGTAAGATCTAGTAATGGTGAGTCAAATTCAGCAAATGCTATTCATATGCTACACTTTGCACAATTAAATACCGTCTCAATTTGCTAAGTGTTTCCAGAGAAGgttgtttttaacaaaataaatgaatatgaaatactgcgtaaaattgtgtaaaatataACAAGTATTCGCATAACACTCATTATGTTCACGTATATGCTACATGCGATAGTGATATGTCAGTCAACAATTGTTTGGCACCATCGACATGACTAAAAGTGGCATCACGTGtcaccttttttatatttttgaagtaTCTCATATATATTCGAccattttgatattaaataaaGCATTGTAATTTAGGATATTTTTGGTATCAGGTGCATTTTAGTCTAGACAGTTCAGGTTGAATATGATATACTAagaattcattttatttcaggCATACAACGCTAATCAGTTAGCCGGATggtgtttacattttatttcttcCAACTACATAGCTTTTGAAAGGAGGCAAGACTTTTCCAAGTTAAAAGGAGAGAACAAAGATCATGTTGAAGAACATCGCTGGCCTCCTGTGTCGTACCTTAAAGAGGTGGAAGTTTTTGAAGCAGAGATGAAGAAAAGAGGCGAAAAGTGTAGAATAATGTGAGGTCACTGGTTATAACAATGACGGATTTTATAAAAGCGTTCCAGGGTCGTTGAAAATTTTGCATTAATGTGATTTTATCAAAAGGACCGTTGTAATTCTCCGATCCAGACTATCAGGTAGAGATGTGGGGAAGAGTTTACTTGgatctatatttatttacactttgtaaaaataacaatggaaacaatatacatgtattgtcacACGTtgaaaatattgctttatttaaAAGCATAAAGACATCTTTTTTCCTCTATATTCAGTATTTCTAACATGGTTCTAATTTCATTTTGCAAAACTTCCAAAGGGAActatatatttaatgcataaaacaaatgttatctTACTTATTTTCAAGATGTTAAAGAACATCATTGGCCTCCGTTGTGTAGAGGACGTTTATGAAGCAGAGATGAAGAAAAGAGGCAAAAAGTGTAGaataatgtgaaaaaataaaacatataacaaatgTTATCttgcttattttaaaataaactagaGATATTTAAGCAACGATATCGTCTCATATAAATTGACCACTGATCTAATACCCCGCtagtggactattagtcccaaAGTGTATCACAAGCCTACCCTAGTAGTCATAACTGCGGTTCATGCATTAAAACAAACACTGTTTCTATCAAAATTTGATGTTACTTGATCTGCCTCAGTGCATAGTATAGCCattatctataaataaagtcaacagtagtataccgctgatcGAAATTcaaaaatcgattgagaaaaaaaaaaaaaaaaaaaatccgggttacaaactaaaactgagggaaacacatcaaatataagaggagaacaacgacacaacagaaacataaAACTGGCATAAACCATGAAACAATGAGTTctacatacaaatgtatttgtgcTGTGATATTGGTAAAAAGATTGTAAGTTGTCGTAgtttatgatacttttgaatgCGTGTGACCATGTTTGCTTTCAATTTAGGAAACAATAAAAGAAGGGGAACAGAAACTAACTACAAAGTATAACAAATCTAACACTAGAAAAACTTCGGGAAACGTATGCACaatctatatacatttttttgaacactaaaaaaaatcaaacttgcAACACTGGTAACAGTACACCCCTGTCTGGTATCATAATCTTGATATAATTTACTAACAAATTTGAATATACCAAAttgaaaagtaatttaaatttttaactaCTATTACTCAAAAATAATGCTATCGAAGTCCTTTCTTTTACGTCCTAAAATCCTAAAAATACAAACGTCAGTTCAGTTTTAAACGAGTTCATACACTGCTCTTATACAGTATTCAATATTTACAATCAGTCTACGAACAAAAACATCTCACTAATTGATTTTGTCTATCTAACAACTCTTCTTTTCCTATATATGCGGATGCGAGCTTTGCGTAGTTTTTCGTCGTTGCTTTTCTTCATAACATCCTCCACAATGCCATGTGGTCAATCTCCTGGGTAAGCAGATTTGTCTCTCATAAGAATTACATCGTCAAccttaatattgtctttgtcaCCATGCAATGTTCGTCTCTGTTGCAAAAATCTTACCTCCAATGCTTCCAGTACATATCAGGTGGTACTTGTACATGTGTCCACTGTACACGATACATATCCTTAAGATTATAAGTGCCCGTAATCACAGGCAAGTAGTTTTGTTTTCCAGTTAAGAGCATTGATGGACTTAGAATCAAAGGCATTTCCCGATCCGATGATATTTTAGCAATGGGTTTTTCGTTAATAATTGCGGTTACTTCAGCTAAAAATGTTGTAAAGCTTTCATAAGTCAAACTTTTCCTAGTAATTTACAGCATATAATATCCTTCGTGAGACACTATCATCAACTCCTCCATGTGAGGACGGTTAAATTTCTATACTGAACCAGGTTCACATATCAAGTTTTTAATTGTCCCATTTACAACATTTTATTGGTTCGATATTTGAATCGTCTGTGGTACCTATGAAATTTATCTCACCATCGGATCGATATACTTTGGCTTGTTTGCGTATTGACTGAAACATGCGAAGTGTGTAGATAAAAGAGAAACTTTTTGATGATTCTATAACCTCTATATGAACTGCTCTTGTATTCATACATGTGAACACAATAGCCCAGCTTTAATCATTTGCATATCATCCACGTGTCTTACGAGTTGGCACTTGCCAAGGTCCGCAGGTATTCAAACCTGTAAATGGCTGCCCTGGTCTGAGTCTACCAGGAGGCAAGAAACTTTCCTCGAGGTTACCTGCATATTACACATTTTTGTATGAATGACGATATGAATCGTTTGGCTCCAATAATAATCCAGTATCTGGAGCTTCTTCGCCCGTCCTCGGTTAAATTTTGTTAGATTGTTGTAATGGTCTATAAGAAGCATACTAATGTAACTATTTTTCGGAATGATAGAATGGTTAATTTCTCCTTTCGGAAGTCATGATTTTGCTTTTTTCCAAACGCCCTCATACACAAATCAAACATTGCGAATCTACAAATGGCAAAAAAAGAGATTAAAGAAGattgtttttgaaattcttGTGCTTCAGCCACACATGTGATCTATTGCAAAATACCTTCCTTTTGACATTCGTTGAAGATAAATATTGCAgcattttgataactatcaggCTACtgacaatttgacaaaaatgcaAACCTTTGCACGacttattgttaaaaaatgaaacgCATGTTGAAGCAGTGGTATAGCTTTCACAAGCAGTTTCAAAtagataattttctaaaacGTTCCACTACTGGCATTAGCGCATTTATTGAAGTTTTCGACACACTTATCTCCGTTCTAATCTCCTTTATATCATCATCAGGACTGACTAATGAATACAATTGACATCACATTGAGCTACCTCGGCTGTTAACCAGCCATTCGATCCAAGAAGCCATCGATTGTTCTCTATATCAACAAATATTGAATAACTGTCCTGATGTCTGCGGGGTTTACATGTGTTGAGACGAACTGCGACTGATTTGACGGAGATACTTAAAGAATGCGTCCAACTCTTTTTGACTCGTAAGTATGAAAACGTCTTCTCTTCTCTTGAAAACAactttgtgataaaaaaaaatcatacctGGTGGAgatgcattttgtaaaaaatctaTTCGCTTACTAAGTATCCTAAGTGTGACAGATATTTAATCGTATCAAAAATAAtgtattgactgctgtacccctatttttgacatttttactctttgagtatgtttgttttgttcatacatcgttgacaatgtaatggaatttgatgcgactgtcatacaagtgagaggtttagctagctataaaaccaggttcaatccacattttctacattagtaaatgcctgtaccaagtcaggaatatgacagttgttactgtggattcatttattttcgtgggtatcaattttcgtggattgctgaaaacttgcatattcgtggatatttgatttcgtggtttagCCAATCTCCGTATACAAAGCCAATtgaaaatatgacatttgttgaacattttaattcatGTTTCACTTAtacccacgaaacccacgaaaattggtatacaactaataataataaatccac
Proteins encoded:
- the LOC134706797 gene encoding rho-related protein racA-like, encoding MQNIKLLVLGDGGVGKSCLLISHTTNAFPSDYVPTVFDNYCSNVMIDGKPVCVALWDTAGQEDYDRLRPLSYPQTDIFLLCFSISSRDSLENITSRWIPELDHFIPDCPRVLVGCKSDLRASNPDECVPRTEIEKIAKEAGLEYYETSALTQDGLKRCFDSAIQFGIAGNRKKTKSKSGFGIFKKKKPDDPIPPVMPPAGKAPRIEIETSTFSEDWQKMLEDPKFSDVTFLLEDGQQKLQAHKLVLCSASKYFCQILGLSNSKTNQLKNVDNKQISSEELNSGRIEGIAAVYLTEETHKTTITTVEISSNISAKTFARVLEFIYTGVPRIPEIHEDFSEVQELCRVAKIFKLSMLETICRNIENEEDFLNPSIGTYLNDETGKEMKTLFFNKPSCCDVIFKVEDQSIYASKVVLCARCPVMAAMFSGKFVESDNEILTEVNIPNTSVECFLALLEYMYTDHAPIEETDSVGIVVLADEYGQSRLVGLCELYITKEVDKSVTKRIEKAEIDVIGLLLTAQAYNANQLAGWCLHFISSNYIAFERRQDFSKLKGENKDHVEEHRWPPVSYLKEVEVFEAEMKKRGEKCRIM